Proteins encoded together in one Camelina sativa cultivar DH55 chromosome 9, Cs, whole genome shotgun sequence window:
- the LOC104711160 gene encoding DExH-box ATP-dependent RNA helicase DExH11-like isoform X2, with amino-acid sequence MYGDQDSGFFPRMVGPPKDFLRGSVNNRPFRPGGLEDSQSSERVLPEGVSSGQWVQELLNGGPVQTVPPSFKQSLDLGDLMPYPQTWNVYEDQSSHGNASDVKSSTLSIQFDDLLKKAWEEDAFSELERDDHTAESESLKAEAEPEANKGIETDATVLDEILSSAKTAILTEEAITGNSNKQLRKEGWATKGDSQDIADRFYDLVPDMAIEFPFELDNFQKEAICCLEKGESVFVAAHTSAGKTVVAEYAFALATKHCTRAVYTAPIKTISNQKYRDFCGKFDVGLLTGDVSIRPEASCLIMTTEILRSMLYRGADIIRDIEWVIFDEVHYVNDVERGVVWEEVIIMLPRHINFVLLSATVPNTFEFADWIGRTKQKEIRVTGTAKRPVPLEHCLFYSGELYKVCENEVFIPKGIKDAKDSQKKKNSNAVSVAPKQLTGSSAHQDGNKSQKHEAHSRGKQNKHSSAKDLGKSSYSGNSQNNGAFRRSAASNWLLLINKLSKKSLLPVVVFCFSKNYCDRCADALTGTDLTSSSEKSEIRVFCDKAFSRLKGSDRNLPQVLRVQSLLHRGIGVHHAGLLPIVKEVVEMLFCRGVIKVLFSTETFAMGVNAPARTVVFDALRKFDGKEFRQLLPGEYTQMAGRAGRRGLDKTGTVVVMCRDEVPDESDLRRVIVGSATRLESQFRLTYIMILHLLRVEELKVEDMLKRSFAEFHAQKKLPEKQQLLMLKRALPIKNIECIKCESAIEDYYDLYMEANECNSKMSEAVMQSPNAQNFLVQGRVVVMKAETGIDNLLGVVLKGPSDTNRQYIVLVIKSEIPPPEKNMVSIGKKSSDPSQGYFIAPKSKRGFEEEFYRKPSFRKGSVVIKIELPYHGVAAGVGYEVKGFDNKEFLCICDSKIKIDQFRLLEDGNKAAFSQTVQQLLDLKSNGNKYPPALDPIKDLKLKDAELVETYYKWTSLLQKMSANKCHGCVKLEEHMKLAREIKKHKKDLKDLEFQMSDEALLQMPAFQGRIDVLKEIGCIDEDLVVQIKGRVACEMNSGEELICTVCLFENQFEELEPEEAVAIMSAFVFQQKNTSAPSLTPKLAKAKQRLYDTAIRLGELQAQYNLQIDPEEYAQENLKFGLVEVVYEWAKGTPFAEICELTDVPEGLIVRTIVRLDETCREFKNAAAIMGNSALHKKMDLASNAIKRDIVFAASLYVTGV; translated from the exons ATGTACGGAGATCAAGATTCTGGATTTTTTCCACGAATGGTTGGACCTCCGAAGGATTTTCTGAGAGGAAGTGTCAATAATCGCCCTTTCCGTCCAGGTGGCTTGGAGGATTCACAATCTTCAGAGAGAGTCCTTCCAGAGGGTGTCTCTAGTGGCCAATGGGTACAGGAATTGCTCAATGGGGGTCCTGTTCAAACCGTTCCTCCTAGTTTTAAGCAGAGTTTAGATCTTGGAGATCTGATG CCATATCCCCAAACATGGAACGTTTATGAGGATCAGAGTTCACATGGCAATGCTTCAGATGTAAAGTCG AGTACGTTGTCTATTCAGTTTGATGATCTGTTGAAGAAGGCATGGGAAGAAGATGCTTTCTCCGAACTTGAGAGAGATG ATCATACAGCTGAATCTGAGTCTCTAAAGGCAGAAGCTGAACCTGAAGCCAACAAGGGAATAGAGACTGACGCCACTGTGCTGGATGAGATTTTGTCATCAGCAAAAACAGCAATATTGACGGAAGAGGCAATTACTGGGAACAGTAATAAACAACTACGGAAAGAG GGATGGGCCACTAAAGGAGATAGCCAAGACATTGCCGACCGGTTTTATGACCTTGTTCCTGACATGGCGATTGAATTCCCTTTCGAATTAGACAACTTTCAGAAGGAG GCTATCTGTTGTTTAGAGAAGGGGGAGTCTGTTTTTGTAGCAGCTCATACATCAGCGGGGAAGACAGTTGTTGCAGAATATGCATTCGCTTTAGCCACCAAG CACTGTACACGAGCTGTTTATACTGCTCCAATTAAAACCATCAGCAACCAAAAATACAGAGATTTTTGTGGGAAGTTTGACGTAGGACTTCTCACAGGCGATGTTAGCATAAGGCCAGAGGCATCTTGTCTGATCATGACTACTGAAATATTGAGGTCAATGCTTTATCGTGGTGCTGATATCATACGTGATATAGAATGG GTTATATTTGATGAAGTTCACTATGTCAATGACGTAGAGAGAGGGGTTGTTTGGGAAGAAGTTATCATCATGTTGCCAAGGCATATAAATTTTGTCCTCCTTTCTGCAACG GTGCCAAATACATTTGAATTTGCTGATTGGATTGGccgaacaaaacaaaaagagatacGTGTTACTGG CACGGCAAAAAGACCAGTTCCCCTAGAGCACTGCCTATTTTATTCTGGAGAACTCTACAAAGTTTGTGAGAATGAAGTTTTTATTCCTAAAGGGATAAAGGATGCGAAAgattcacaaaagaagaagaattcaaatGCAGTTAGTGTCGCTCCTAAACAGCTTACAGGATCTTCAGCTCATCAAGATGGGAACAAATCTCAGAAACATGAAGCTCATTCTCGTGGCAAGCAGAATAAACACTCAAGTGCAAAAGATTTGGGAAAATCCTCTTATAGTGGTAACAGTCAGAACAATGGGGCTTTTAGAAGATCAGCAGCTTCAAATTGGTTACTGCTTATCAACAAGCTCTCAAAAAAGTCCCTATTACCT GTGGTTGTCTTCTGTTTCTCGAAGAATTATTGTGATAGATGTGCTGACGCTTTGACTGGGACTGACCTCACTAGTAGTTCTGAGAAAAGTGAAATCCGTGTCTTTTGCGATAAAGCTTTTTCAAGATTGAAAGGGTCTGATAGGAATTTACCTCAG GTCCTCAGAGTCCAAAGCTTACTTCATAGAGGAATAGGTGTTCATCATGCTGGGCTGCTTCCAATAGTAAAGGAAGTTGTTGAAATGCTTTTTTGCCGTGGTGTTATTAAG GTGCTATTTTCAACGGAGACATTTGCCATGGGGGTTAACGCTCCAGCCAGAACG GTCGTTTTTGATGCTTTGAGAAAGTTTGATGGCAAGGAATTTAGACAATTGCTTCCTGGAGAGTACACTCAAATGGCAGGGCGTGCTGGCAGAAGAGGACTTGACAAAACTGGCACAGTTGTTGTCATGTGTCGCGATGAAGTTCCAGATGAGAGTGATCTGAGGCGTGTAATTGTTGGAAGCGCAACAAGACTAGAATCTCAGTTCCGACTAACCTACATAATGATCCTCCATCTTTTACGTGTTGAAGAATTGAAG GTGGAGGACATGCTGAAAAGAAGTTTTGCTGAATTCCATGCCCAGAAGAAATTGCCCGAGAAACAGCAGCTTCTCATGCTAAAACGTGCTCTACCAATCAAAAATATCGA ATGTATTAAATGTGAATCGGCAATTGAAGATTACTATGACTTGTATATGGAAGCAAACGAATGTAACAGCAAGATGTCAGAAGCAGTAATGCAGTCTCCTAATGCCCAGAACTTTCTTGTACAAGGAAGAGTAGTGGTCATGAAAGCTGAAACG GGCATAGACAATTTACTCGGAGTCGTTCTGAAGGGACCTTCCGACACTAATAGacaatatattgttttggtaaTAAAATCTGAAATACCGCCACCAGAGAAAAATATGGTCAGCATTGGCAAGAAGAGCTCAGATCCCTCTCAAGGTTATTTTATTGCGCCCAAGTCAAAACGTGGTTTTGAAGAAGAATTTTATAGGAAGCCGAGCTTTCGTAAAGGTTCCGTTGTGATCAAGATAGAGCTCCCGTACCATGGAGTCGCTGCTGGTGTAGGTTACGAGGTTAAAGGGTTTGATAACAAAGAATTCTTGTGCATATGCGATAGCAAGATAAAGATTGATCAGTTTCGTCTACTCGAGGATGGGAACAAGGCAGCTTTTTCTCAGACGGTTCAACAGCTTTTGGATCTGAAATCAAATGGAAACAAGTATCCTCCTGCTCTAGACCCAATAAAAG ATTTGAAGCTGAAAGATGCTGAGCTTGTGGAGACGTACTATAAATGGACCAGCCTGTTGCAAAAGATGTCCGCGAATAAGTGCCACGGTTGTGTCAAACTGGAAGAGCACATGAAGTTAGCTAGGGAGATTAAGAAGCATAAGAAGGATCTCAAAGATCTAGAATTTCAAATGTCTGATGAAGCCCTATTACAGATGCCTGCGTTTCAGGGCCGG ATCGATGTTCTGAAGGAAATTGGGTGTATAGATGAAGACCTCGTCGTTCAAATCAAAGGCCGTGTCGCTTGCGAGATGAATTCTGGGGAAGAATTGATATGCACAGTGTGTCTGTTTGAGAATCAATTCGAAGAATTAGAACCAGAAGAAGCAGTGGCTATAATGTCTGCCTTTGTCTTCCAACAGAAAAACACTTCAGCGCCTTCACTTACTCCTAAGCTAGCTAAAGCTAAACAAAG ACTCTATGATACAGCAATCAGACTTGGTGAACTTCAAGCTCAGTACAACTTACAAATAGACCCTGAAGAATATGCCCAGGAGAATCTCAAATTTGGTCTGGTTGAAGTTGTCTATGAGTGGGCAAAG GGGACTCCATTCGCAGAGATATGTGAACTGACTGATGTCCCTGAAGGTCTGATAGTTCGGACCATTGTGAGATTGGATGAGACATGCCGTGAGTTCAAGAACGCTGCCGCCATTATGGGTAACTCGGCATTACACAAGAAAATGGATTTGGCTTCAAATGCTATAAAACGTGACATTGTCTTTGCGGCTAGTCTGTATGTGACTGGAGTGTAA
- the LOC104711160 gene encoding DExH-box ATP-dependent RNA helicase DExH11-like isoform X1 gives MYGDQDSGFFPRMVGPPKDFLRGSVNNRPFRPGGLEDSQSSERVLPEGVSSGQWVQELLNGGPVQTVPPSFKQSLDLGDLMPYPQTWNVYEDQSSHGNASDVKSSTLSIQFDDLLKKAWEEDAFSELERDDHTAESESLKAEAEPEANKGIETDATVLDEILSSAKTAILTEEAITGNSNKQLRKEGWATKGDSQDIADRFYDLVPDMAIEFPFELDNFQKEAICCLEKGESVFVAAHTSAGKTVVAEYAFALATKHCTRAVYTAPIKTISNQKYRDFCGKFDVGLLTGDVSIRPEASCLIMTTEILRSMLYRGADIIRDIEWVIFDEVHYVNDVERGVVWEEVIIMLPRHINFVLLSATVPNTFEFADWIGRTKQKEIRVTGTAKRPVPLEHCLFYSGELYKVCENEVFIPKGIKDAKDSQKKKNSNAVSVAPKQLTGSSAHQDGNKSQKHEAHSRGKQNKHSSAKDLGKSSYSGNSQNNGAFRRSAASNWLLLINKLSKKSLLPVVVFCFSKNYCDRCADALTGTDLTSSSEKSEIRVFCDKAFSRLKGSDRNLPQVLRVQSLLHRGIGVHHAGLLPIVKEVVEMLFCRGVIKVLFSTETFAMGVNAPARTVVFDALRKFDGKEFRQLLPGEYTQMAGRAGRRGLDKTGTVVVMCRDEVPDESDLRRVIVGSATRLESQFRLTYIMILHLLRVEELKVEDMLKRSFAEFHAQKKLPEKQQLLMLKRALPIKNIECIKCESAIEDYYDLYMEANECNSKMSEAVMQSPNAQNFLVQGRVVVMKAETGIDNLLGVVLKGPSDTNRQYIVLVIKSEIPPPEKNMVSIGKKSSDPSQGYFIAPKSKRGFEEEFYRKPSFRKGSVVIKIELPYHGVAAGVGYEVKGFDNKEFLCICDSKIKIDQFRLLEDGNKAAFSQTVQQLLDLKSNGNKYPPALDPIKDLKLKDAELVETYYKWTSLLQKMSANKCHGCVKLEEHMKLAREIKKHKKDLKDLEFQMSDEALLQMPAFQGRIDVLKEIGCIDEDLVVQIKGRVACEMNSGEELICTVCLFENQFEELEPEEAVAIMSAFVFQQKNTSAPSLTPKLAKAKQRLYDTAIRLGELQAQYNLQIDPEEYAQENLKFGLVEVVYEWAKGTPFAEICELTDVPEGLIVRTIVRLDETCREFKNAAAIMGNSALHKKMDLASNAIKRDIVFAASLYVTGV, from the exons ATGTACGGAGATCAAGATTCTGGATTTTTTCCACGAATGGTTGGACCTCCGAAGGATTTTCTGAGAGGAAGTGTCAATAATCGCCCTTTCCGTCCAGGTGGCTTGGAGGATTCACAATCTTCAGAGAGAGTCCTTCCAGAGGGTGTCTCTAGTGGCCAATGGGTACAGGAATTGCTCAATGGGGGTCCTGTTCAAACCGTTCCTCCTAGTTTTAAGCAGAGTTTAGATCTTGGAGATCTGATG CCATATCCCCAAACATGGAACGTTTATGAGGATCAGAGTTCACATGGCAATGCTTCAGATGTAAAGTCG AGTACGTTGTCTATTCAGTTTGATGATCTGTTGAAGAAGGCATGGGAAGAAGATGCTTTCTCCGAACTTGAGAGAGATG ATCATACAGCTGAATCTGAGTCTCTAAAGGCAGAAGCTGAACCTGAAGCCAACAAGGGAATAGAGACTGACGCCACTGTGCTGGATGAGATTTTGTCATCAGCAAAAACAGCAATATTGACGGAAGAGGCAATTACTGGGAACAGTAATAAACAACTACGGAAAGAG GGATGGGCCACTAAAGGAGATAGCCAAGACATTGCCGACCGGTTTTATGACCTTGTTCCTGACATGGCGATTGAATTCCCTTTCGAATTAGACAACTTTCAGAAGGAG GCTATCTGTTGTTTAGAGAAGGGGGAGTCTGTTTTTGTAGCAGCTCATACATCAGCGGGGAAGACAGTTGTTGCAGAATATGCATTCGCTTTAGCCACCAAG CACTGTACACGAGCTGTTTATACTGCTCCAATTAAAACCATCAGCAACCAAAAATACAGAGATTTTTGTGGGAAGTTTGACGTAGGACTTCTCACAGGCGATGTTAGCATAAGGCCAGAGGCATCTTGTCTGATCATGACTACTGAAATATTGAGGTCAATGCTTTATCGTGGTGCTGATATCATACGTGATATAGAATGG GTTATATTTGATGAAGTTCACTATGTCAATGACGTAGAGAGAGGGGTTGTTTGGGAAGAAGTTATCATCATGTTGCCAAGGCATATAAATTTTGTCCTCCTTTCTGCAACG GTGCCAAATACATTTGAATTTGCTGATTGGATTGGccgaacaaaacaaaaagagatacGTGTTACTGG CACGGCAAAAAGACCAGTTCCCCTAGAGCACTGCCTATTTTATTCTGGAGAACTCTACAAAGTTTGTGAGAATGAAGTTTTTATTCCTAAAGGGATAAAGGATGCGAAAgattcacaaaagaagaagaattcaaatGCAGTTAGTGTCGCTCCTAAACAGCTTACAGGATCTTCAGCTCATCAAGATGGGAACAAATCTCAGAAACATGAAGCTCATTCTCGTGGCAAGCAGAATAAACACTCAAGTGCAAAAGATTTGGGAAAATCCTCTTATAGTGGTAACAGTCAGAACAATGGGGCTTTTAGAAGATCAGCAGCTTCAAATTGGTTACTGCTTATCAACAAGCTCTCAAAAAAGTCCCTATTACCT GTGGTTGTCTTCTGTTTCTCGAAGAATTATTGTGATAGATGTGCTGACGCTTTGACTGGGACTGACCTCACTAGTAGTTCTGAGAAAAGTGAAATCCGTGTCTTTTGCGATAAAGCTTTTTCAAGATTGAAAGGGTCTGATAGGAATTTACCTCAG GTCCTCAGAGTCCAAAGCTTACTTCATAGAGGAATAGGTGTTCATCATGCTGGGCTGCTTCCAATAGTAAAGGAAGTTGTTGAAATGCTTTTTTGCCGTGGTGTTATTAAG GTGCTATTTTCAACGGAGACATTTGCCATGGGGGTTAACGCTCCAGCCAGAACG GTCGTTTTTGATGCTTTGAGAAAGTTTGATGGCAAGGAATTTAGACAATTGCTTCCTGGAGAGTACACTCAAATGGCAGGGCGTGCTGGCAGAAGAGGACTTGACAAAACTGGCACAGTTGTTGTCATGTGTCGCGATGAAGTTCCAGATGAGAGTGATCTGAGGCGTGTAATTGTTGGAAGCGCAACAAGACTAGAATCTCAGTTCCGACTAACCTACATAATGATCCTCCATCTTTTACGTGTTGAAGAATTGAAG GTGGAGGACATGCTGAAAAGAAGTTTTGCTGAATTCCATGCCCAGAAGAAATTGCCCGAGAAACAGCAGCTTCTCATGCTAAAACGTGCTCTACCAATCAAAAATATCGA ATGTATTAAATGTGAATCGGCAATTGAAGATTACTATGACTTGTATATGGAAGCAAACGAATGTAACAGCAAGATGTCAGAAGCAGTAATGCAGTCTCCTAATGCCCAGAACTTTCTTGTACAAGGAAGAGTAGTGGTCATGAAAGCTGAAACG GGCATAGACAATTTACTCGGAGTCGTTCTGAAGGGACCTTCCGACACTAATAGacaatatattgttttggtaaTAAAATCTGAAATACCGCCACCAGAGAAAAATATGGTCAGCATTGGCAAGAAGAGCTCAGATCCCTCTCAAGGTTATTTTATTGCGCCCAAGTCAAAACGTGGTTTTGAAGAAGAATTTTATAGGAAGCCGAGCTTTCGTAAAGGTTCCGTTGTGATCAAGATAGAGCTCCCGTACCATGGAGTCGCTGCTGGTGTAGGTTACGAGGTTAAAGGGTTTGATAACAAAGAATTCTTGTGCATATGCGATAGCAAGATAAAGATTGATCAGTTTCGTCTACTCGAGGATGGGAACAAGGCAGCTTTTTCTCAGACGGTTCAACAGCTTTTGGATCTGAAATCAAATGGAAACAAGTATCCTCCTGCTCTAGACCCAATAAAAG ATTTGAAGCTGAAAGATGCTGAGCTTGTGGAGACGTACTATAAATGGACCAGCCTGTTGCAAAAGATGTCCGCGAATAAGTGCCACGGTTGTGTCAAACTGGAAGAGCACATGAAGTTAGCTAGGGAGATTAAGAAGCATAAGAAGGATCTCAAAGATCTAGAATTTCAAATGTCTGATGAAGCCCTATTACAGATGCCTGCGTTTCAGGGCCGG ATCGATGTTCTGAAGGAAATTGGGTGTATAGATGAAGACCTCGTCGTTCAAATCAAAG GCCGTGTCGCTTGCGAGATGAATTCTGGGGAAGAGTTGATATGCACAGTGTGTCTGTTTGAGAATCAATTCGAAGAATTAGAACCAGAAGAAGCAGTGGCTATAATGTCTGCCTTTGTCTTCCAACAGAAAAACACTTCAGCGCCTTCACTTACTCCTAAGCTAGCTAAAGCTAAACAAAG ACTCTATGATACAGCAATCAGACTTGGTGAACTTCAAGCTCAGTACAACTTACAAATAGACCCTGAAGAATATGCCCAGGAGAATCTCAAATTTGGTCTGGTTGAAGTTGTCTATGAGTGGGCAAAG GGGACTCCATTCGCAGAGATATGTGAACTGACTGATGTCCCTGAAGGTCTGATAGTTCGGACCATTGTGAGATTGGATGAGACATGCCGTGAGTTCAAGAACGCTGCCGCCATTATGGGTAACTCGGCATTACACAAGAAAATGGATTTGGCTTCAAATGCTATAAAACGTGACATTGTCTTTGCGGCTAGTCTGTATGTGACTGGAGTGTAA
- the LOC104711160 gene encoding DExH-box ATP-dependent RNA helicase DExH11-like isoform X3, translating into MYGDQDSGFFPRMVGPPKDFLRGSVNNRPFRPGGLEDSQSSERVLPEGVSSGQWVQELLNGGPVQTVPPSFKQSLDLGDLMPYPQTWNVYEDQSSHGNASDSTLSIQFDDLLKKAWEEDAFSELERDDHTAESESLKAEAEPEANKGIETDATVLDEILSSAKTAILTEEAITGNSNKQLRKEGWATKGDSQDIADRFYDLVPDMAIEFPFELDNFQKEAICCLEKGESVFVAAHTSAGKTVVAEYAFALATKHCTRAVYTAPIKTISNQKYRDFCGKFDVGLLTGDVSIRPEASCLIMTTEILRSMLYRGADIIRDIEWVIFDEVHYVNDVERGVVWEEVIIMLPRHINFVLLSATVPNTFEFADWIGRTKQKEIRVTGTAKRPVPLEHCLFYSGELYKVCENEVFIPKGIKDAKDSQKKKNSNAVSVAPKQLTGSSAHQDGNKSQKHEAHSRGKQNKHSSAKDLGKSSYSGNSQNNGAFRRSAASNWLLLINKLSKKSLLPVVVFCFSKNYCDRCADALTGTDLTSSSEKSEIRVFCDKAFSRLKGSDRNLPQVLRVQSLLHRGIGVHHAGLLPIVKEVVEMLFCRGVIKVLFSTETFAMGVNAPARTVVFDALRKFDGKEFRQLLPGEYTQMAGRAGRRGLDKTGTVVVMCRDEVPDESDLRRVIVGSATRLESQFRLTYIMILHLLRVEELKVEDMLKRSFAEFHAQKKLPEKQQLLMLKRALPIKNIECIKCESAIEDYYDLYMEANECNSKMSEAVMQSPNAQNFLVQGRVVVMKAETGIDNLLGVVLKGPSDTNRQYIVLVIKSEIPPPEKNMVSIGKKSSDPSQGYFIAPKSKRGFEEEFYRKPSFRKGSVVIKIELPYHGVAAGVGYEVKGFDNKEFLCICDSKIKIDQFRLLEDGNKAAFSQTVQQLLDLKSNGNKYPPALDPIKDLKLKDAELVETYYKWTSLLQKMSANKCHGCVKLEEHMKLAREIKKHKKDLKDLEFQMSDEALLQMPAFQGRIDVLKEIGCIDEDLVVQIKGRVACEMNSGEELICTVCLFENQFEELEPEEAVAIMSAFVFQQKNTSAPSLTPKLAKAKQRLYDTAIRLGELQAQYNLQIDPEEYAQENLKFGLVEVVYEWAKGTPFAEICELTDVPEGLIVRTIVRLDETCREFKNAAAIMGNSALHKKMDLASNAIKRDIVFAASLYVTGV; encoded by the exons ATGTACGGAGATCAAGATTCTGGATTTTTTCCACGAATGGTTGGACCTCCGAAGGATTTTCTGAGAGGAAGTGTCAATAATCGCCCTTTCCGTCCAGGTGGCTTGGAGGATTCACAATCTTCAGAGAGAGTCCTTCCAGAGGGTGTCTCTAGTGGCCAATGGGTACAGGAATTGCTCAATGGGGGTCCTGTTCAAACCGTTCCTCCTAGTTTTAAGCAGAGTTTAGATCTTGGAGATCTGATG CCATATCCCCAAACATGGAACGTTTATGAGGATCAGAGTTCACATGGCAATGCTTCAGAT AGTACGTTGTCTATTCAGTTTGATGATCTGTTGAAGAAGGCATGGGAAGAAGATGCTTTCTCCGAACTTGAGAGAGATG ATCATACAGCTGAATCTGAGTCTCTAAAGGCAGAAGCTGAACCTGAAGCCAACAAGGGAATAGAGACTGACGCCACTGTGCTGGATGAGATTTTGTCATCAGCAAAAACAGCAATATTGACGGAAGAGGCAATTACTGGGAACAGTAATAAACAACTACGGAAAGAG GGATGGGCCACTAAAGGAGATAGCCAAGACATTGCCGACCGGTTTTATGACCTTGTTCCTGACATGGCGATTGAATTCCCTTTCGAATTAGACAACTTTCAGAAGGAG GCTATCTGTTGTTTAGAGAAGGGGGAGTCTGTTTTTGTAGCAGCTCATACATCAGCGGGGAAGACAGTTGTTGCAGAATATGCATTCGCTTTAGCCACCAAG CACTGTACACGAGCTGTTTATACTGCTCCAATTAAAACCATCAGCAACCAAAAATACAGAGATTTTTGTGGGAAGTTTGACGTAGGACTTCTCACAGGCGATGTTAGCATAAGGCCAGAGGCATCTTGTCTGATCATGACTACTGAAATATTGAGGTCAATGCTTTATCGTGGTGCTGATATCATACGTGATATAGAATGG GTTATATTTGATGAAGTTCACTATGTCAATGACGTAGAGAGAGGGGTTGTTTGGGAAGAAGTTATCATCATGTTGCCAAGGCATATAAATTTTGTCCTCCTTTCTGCAACG GTGCCAAATACATTTGAATTTGCTGATTGGATTGGccgaacaaaacaaaaagagatacGTGTTACTGG CACGGCAAAAAGACCAGTTCCCCTAGAGCACTGCCTATTTTATTCTGGAGAACTCTACAAAGTTTGTGAGAATGAAGTTTTTATTCCTAAAGGGATAAAGGATGCGAAAgattcacaaaagaagaagaattcaaatGCAGTTAGTGTCGCTCCTAAACAGCTTACAGGATCTTCAGCTCATCAAGATGGGAACAAATCTCAGAAACATGAAGCTCATTCTCGTGGCAAGCAGAATAAACACTCAAGTGCAAAAGATTTGGGAAAATCCTCTTATAGTGGTAACAGTCAGAACAATGGGGCTTTTAGAAGATCAGCAGCTTCAAATTGGTTACTGCTTATCAACAAGCTCTCAAAAAAGTCCCTATTACCT GTGGTTGTCTTCTGTTTCTCGAAGAATTATTGTGATAGATGTGCTGACGCTTTGACTGGGACTGACCTCACTAGTAGTTCTGAGAAAAGTGAAATCCGTGTCTTTTGCGATAAAGCTTTTTCAAGATTGAAAGGGTCTGATAGGAATTTACCTCAG GTCCTCAGAGTCCAAAGCTTACTTCATAGAGGAATAGGTGTTCATCATGCTGGGCTGCTTCCAATAGTAAAGGAAGTTGTTGAAATGCTTTTTTGCCGTGGTGTTATTAAG GTGCTATTTTCAACGGAGACATTTGCCATGGGGGTTAACGCTCCAGCCAGAACG GTCGTTTTTGATGCTTTGAGAAAGTTTGATGGCAAGGAATTTAGACAATTGCTTCCTGGAGAGTACACTCAAATGGCAGGGCGTGCTGGCAGAAGAGGACTTGACAAAACTGGCACAGTTGTTGTCATGTGTCGCGATGAAGTTCCAGATGAGAGTGATCTGAGGCGTGTAATTGTTGGAAGCGCAACAAGACTAGAATCTCAGTTCCGACTAACCTACATAATGATCCTCCATCTTTTACGTGTTGAAGAATTGAAG GTGGAGGACATGCTGAAAAGAAGTTTTGCTGAATTCCATGCCCAGAAGAAATTGCCCGAGAAACAGCAGCTTCTCATGCTAAAACGTGCTCTACCAATCAAAAATATCGA ATGTATTAAATGTGAATCGGCAATTGAAGATTACTATGACTTGTATATGGAAGCAAACGAATGTAACAGCAAGATGTCAGAAGCAGTAATGCAGTCTCCTAATGCCCAGAACTTTCTTGTACAAGGAAGAGTAGTGGTCATGAAAGCTGAAACG GGCATAGACAATTTACTCGGAGTCGTTCTGAAGGGACCTTCCGACACTAATAGacaatatattgttttggtaaTAAAATCTGAAATACCGCCACCAGAGAAAAATATGGTCAGCATTGGCAAGAAGAGCTCAGATCCCTCTCAAGGTTATTTTATTGCGCCCAAGTCAAAACGTGGTTTTGAAGAAGAATTTTATAGGAAGCCGAGCTTTCGTAAAGGTTCCGTTGTGATCAAGATAGAGCTCCCGTACCATGGAGTCGCTGCTGGTGTAGGTTACGAGGTTAAAGGGTTTGATAACAAAGAATTCTTGTGCATATGCGATAGCAAGATAAAGATTGATCAGTTTCGTCTACTCGAGGATGGGAACAAGGCAGCTTTTTCTCAGACGGTTCAACAGCTTTTGGATCTGAAATCAAATGGAAACAAGTATCCTCCTGCTCTAGACCCAATAAAAG ATTTGAAGCTGAAAGATGCTGAGCTTGTGGAGACGTACTATAAATGGACCAGCCTGTTGCAAAAGATGTCCGCGAATAAGTGCCACGGTTGTGTCAAACTGGAAGAGCACATGAAGTTAGCTAGGGAGATTAAGAAGCATAAGAAGGATCTCAAAGATCTAGAATTTCAAATGTCTGATGAAGCCCTATTACAGATGCCTGCGTTTCAGGGCCGG ATCGATGTTCTGAAGGAAATTGGGTGTATAGATGAAGACCTCGTCGTTCAAATCAAAG GCCGTGTCGCTTGCGAGATGAATTCTGGGGAAGAGTTGATATGCACAGTGTGTCTGTTTGAGAATCAATTCGAAGAATTAGAACCAGAAGAAGCAGTGGCTATAATGTCTGCCTTTGTCTTCCAACAGAAAAACACTTCAGCGCCTTCACTTACTCCTAAGCTAGCTAAAGCTAAACAAAG ACTCTATGATACAGCAATCAGACTTGGTGAACTTCAAGCTCAGTACAACTTACAAATAGACCCTGAAGAATATGCCCAGGAGAATCTCAAATTTGGTCTGGTTGAAGTTGTCTATGAGTGGGCAAAG GGGACTCCATTCGCAGAGATATGTGAACTGACTGATGTCCCTGAAGGTCTGATAGTTCGGACCATTGTGAGATTGGATGAGACATGCCGTGAGTTCAAGAACGCTGCCGCCATTATGGGTAACTCGGCATTACACAAGAAAATGGATTTGGCTTCAAATGCTATAAAACGTGACATTGTCTTTGCGGCTAGTCTGTATGTGACTGGAGTGTAA